Proteins from one Dermacentor variabilis isolate Ectoservices chromosome 1, ASM5094787v1, whole genome shotgun sequence genomic window:
- the LOC142571578 gene encoding ubiquitin-conjugating enzyme E2 Z-like: MADMTPLERNARKPSVINQGSLASRRPWDPLVEESARPSLQCLNRIRKEVAHFYAEPLARVFITREEHDLTKIHALIVGSSGTPYEGGFFQFLIRFPADYPMNPPRMRLMTTDEGRVRFHVNLYANGKVCMSSLGTAPGPGWVPVDYLSNLLVSVQSMMDAEPYFYGCKTEEQPGDSGIYNQFIQHETIRVAVCDQVEAALNGSARCPPAFREQILKTFLELYNGYEEAAKAQQHLTGRVMRDTYTASRVAVFQYEELLMRLRRLKKEAELRNRAVAAIAAAVAAARGRAAAQEHEITDTAEANPKKPEERSHLGDF, encoded by the exons GGATCGCTGGCCAGCCGCAGGCCCTGGGACCCGCTGGTGGAGGAGTCAGCGCGACCGTCGCTGCAATGCCTCAACCGGATCAGAAAGGAAGTGGCGCACTTCTACGCCGAGCCGCTGGCTAGGGTGTTCATCACACGTGAAGAGCACGACTTGACTAAGATTCACGCCCTCATCGTGGGCTCCTCTGGAACGCCCTACGAGGGCGGCTTCTTCCAGTTCCTCATCAG GTTCCCAGCGGACTACCCCATGAATCCACCCCGCATGCGCTTGATGACCACTGACGAAGGCCGCGTGCGCTTCCACGTGAACCTCTACGCGAATGGCAAGGTCTGCATGAGCAGCCTCGGAACGGCGCCTGGACCAGGTTGGGTCCCCGTTGACTACCTGTCAAACTTGCTAGTCTCCGTGCAGTCGATGATGGACGCCGAACCTTACTTTTACGGATGCAAAACTGAAGAGCAACCGGGCGACTCTGGCATCTACAACCAGTTCATTCAGCATGAGACAATCAGGGTCGCCGTGTGCGACCAAGTTGAAGCCGCCCTCAATGGCAGCGCTCGCTGCCCTCCGGCTTTCAGGGAACAGATCTTGAAGACATTCCTCGAGCTGTACAATGGGTACGAAGAAGCAGCGAAGGCCCAGCAACACCTTACGGGCCGCGTTATGAGAGACACGTACACTGCTTCGAGGGTAGCAGTGTTCCAGTACGAAGAGCTGCTCATGCGTCTGCGCCGTCTCAAGAAGGAAGCCGAGCTCAGGAATAGAGCGGTCGCTGCCATCGCCGCTGCGGTCGCCGCTGCCAGGGGTCGGGCCGCCGCTCAGGAGCACGAGATCACCGACACGGCCGAAGCCAATCCCAAGAAGCCCGAAGAACGTTCCCATCTCGGAGACTTCTGA